In Nicotiana tabacum cultivar K326 chromosome 11, ASM71507v2, whole genome shotgun sequence, a single window of DNA contains:
- the LOC107803368 gene encoding putative apyrase 7 has translation MVLNKVTEIVSAAVARFSNPKTSSTPYPSSGLPPLPGSLNISSLDQKNKLRLSSSLQDLSAYRRLDLEDGDLNPEIERGSTNLKRLNLFKRENLGTSFSKVKGSPAVNSARTKWKRVILVLLCLLLVAFLLYMLFFYLNLFRGESKFYVVLDCGSTGTRVYVYQSSPNYKKDSDLPIVLRSLPEGFQRNSRLQSGRAYNRMETEPGFDKLVHNTSGLRKAIKPLIKWAVKQIPKHAHKSTYLYLYATAGVRRLPNSDSEWLLNNAWSILKSSPFMCKREWVKTITGMEEAYYGWIAMNYHTGILGAKPKKGTFGALDLGGSSLQVTFESKENLPDETSLELNIGAVNHHLTAYSLAGYGLNDAFDKSVVQLLKRLPKISNADLTSGNIEIKHPCLNSGYKEQYICTHCVSLYQEGGNPTTGREVSGKGGKPGVRVQLVGAPKWEECNSLAKVAVNLSEWSGKNPGIDCELQPCALAENLPRPYGQFYGMSGFYVVYRFFNLTPDAALDDVLEKGQEFCEKTWDIAKTSVAPQPFIEQYCFRAPYVVFLLREGLHITDSQVTIGSGSITWTLGVALLEAGKAVSTGVEFISYKLLLMKMHPIILFAILFASLAVLLCALSCVGKWMPRFFRRQYLPLFGNNSASSTSIINIPAPFSFRRWSPVITGEGRVKMPLSPTVANTQQRPFDTGHGFGGNGIQLTESSLYSSSSSVAHSFSSGSLGQMQFESSSTGSFWSPHRSQQRLQSRRSQSREDLISSLAEVPLPPKV, from the exons ATGGTGCTTAACAAAGTTACAGAAATTGTTTCCGCTGCAGTGGCTCGTTTTTCGAACCCAAAGACGTCTAGCACTCCATATCCATCATCGGGGTTACCACCTCTGCCAGGTTCACTTAATATTTCTAGCTTAGATCAGAAGAACAAGTTGAGACTTTCCTCATCCCTTCAGGATCTTTCTGCATACCGGCGGCTTGATCTGGAAGATGGTGATCTTAACCCTGAAATAGAGAGGGGTTCAACTAATTTAAAACGGCTAAATCTTTTCAAGAGAGAAAATTTGGGTACAAGCTTCTCCAAGGTGAAGGGGTCACCAGCAGTCAATTCTGCACGAACGAAATGGAAGCGAGTTATCTTAGTTCTCCTCTGCTTGCTATTGGTTGCATTTCTCTTATATATGTTGTTTTTTTATCTTAATTTATTCCGCGGAGAGTCAAAGTTTTATGTTGTGCTTGATTGTGGTAGTACTGGGACTCGTGTTTATGTATATCAATCATCCCCTAACTATAAAAAAGATAGCGATCTCCCTATTGTATTGAGATCACTGCCAGAGGGTTTCCAGAGAAACTCAAGATTACAGAGTGGACGGGCTTACAACAGAATGGAGACAGAACCTGGATTTGACAAattggtgcacaacacatctggCTTGAGAAAAGCAATCAAGCCACTAATTAAGTGGGCAGTGAAGCAAATCCCCAAGCATGCGCATAAATCTACTTATCTCTATCTTTATGCTACGGCTGGGGTCCGCAGGCTGCCAAATTCAGATTCAGAATGGCTTCTCAACAATGCTTGGTCCATTTTAAAAAGTTCGCCTTTTATGTGCAAGAGAGAATGGGTTAAAACTATCACTGGCATGGAGGAAGCCTATTATGGATGGATAGCTATGAATTACCACACCGGTATATTGGGGGCAAAACCTAAAAAAGGAacatttggtgcacttgacttaggTGGCTCATCGTTGCAGGTTACTTTTGAGAGCAAGGAAAATCTCCCTGATGAAACTAGCTTAGAGCTGAATATTGGTGCAGTTAATCATCATCTTACTGCTTATTCCTTAGCAGGATATGGCCTGAATGATGCTTTTGACAAGTCTGTAGTTCAGCTTCTCAAGAGGCTTCCCAAGATCAGTAATGCAGATCTCACCAGTGGAAACATTGAGATCAAGCATCCGTGTTTGAATTCTGGTTACAAGGAGCAATATATCTGTACTCATTGTGTTTCCCTATACCAAGAAGGTGGTAATCCTACCACTGGGAGAGAAGTTTCTGGTAAAGGGGGAAAGCCTGGAGTTCGTGTTCAGCTTGTTGGAGCTCCAAAATGGGAAGAATGCAATTCACTTGCAAAAGTTGCTGTCAATTTGTCTGAATGGTCTGGCAAAAATCCAGGAATTGATTGTGAGTTGCAGCCCTGTGCTCTTGCAGAAAATCTTCCTCGTCCTTATGGCCAGTTCTATGGTATGTCTGGTTTTTACGTGGTATATCGTTTTTTCAACTTGACCCCTGATGCTGCGCTGGATGATGTATTAGAAAAGGGTCAGGAATTTTGTGAGAAGACTTGGGATATCGCAAAGACTAGTGTTGCACCTCAGCCTTTCATAGAACAGTATTGCTTCAGGGCACCATATGTTGTCTTTTTGTTGAGAGAAGGCTTGCACATTACTGATAGTCAGGTAACCATTGGTTCCGGAAGTATTACTTGGACGCTAGGTGTTGCACTGTTGGAAGCTGGAAAGGCAGTTTCAACTGGGGTGGAATTTATTAGTTACAAGCTATTGCTCATGAAGATGCACCCAATTATTCTTTTTGCTATTTTGTTTGCTTCATTAGCTGTTCTTCTTTGTGCATTATCTTGTGTTGGGAAGTGGATGCCCAGGTTCTTCCGTAGGCAATATCTTCCCCTTTTTGGGAATAATAGTGCTTCATCCACATCTATAATCAACATTCCAGCTCCTTTCAGTTTCAGGCGGTGGAGTCCTGTTATTACAG GTGAAGGAAGAGTGAAAATGCCACTCAGTCCAACAGTCGCTAATACACAACAGAGACCATTTGACACTGGGCATGGTTTCGGTGGCAATGGTATCCAGCTCACTGAATCTTCTTTATATTCATCATCTAGCAGTGTCGCACATAGTTTTTCATCAGGGAGCTTGGGTCAGATGCAATTTGAAAGTAGTAGCACGGGTTCCTTCTGGTCCCCACACAGAAGCCAACAACGTCTCCAGAGCAGGAGATCCCAATCACGAGAAGATCTTATTTCTTCACTGGCTGAAGTGCCCTTGCCTCCAAAGGTTTAA